The following are from one region of the Tachysurus fulvidraco isolate hzauxx_2018 chromosome 24, HZAU_PFXX_2.0, whole genome shotgun sequence genome:
- the snx8a gene encoding sorting nexin-8a isoform X2, with protein MEGELNEGSVPPYYREVHQALCSRTDERVSIDVFQRLLNRTDLSVSVHSQITEHVDKRDGFLSKVSLYKALALIALAQQGKQPSPKLLENCIQEFPKPQLGDPKDLHTLRSSPAQENPLLMSLSLTNLLSKDTIKVELIPEKKGLFLKHVEYQITSERFKISVYRRYSDFDVFHELLLQRYAYRMVPALPPKRVLKGVLKSMSEKDFIEGRRRGLARFLNLVARHPFISEDELVKVFLTFNGSDIQIKLRDAFKKMGDEFMTYKYATQAKEYLPSDFQALFTLCRELIRNIHNSFLRLRDRAERMAERSKENATDLLMFGTELSTLGCDPSPVPALDSSKSMWADLRLSLRGISSEFSMLSDKAAQQGRREEDDVVEKMNFFLDLLQSYRDLCERHEKGVLHEHQKALQKYSVMKRQMMSATVQPKEQVSVEQLESRIIQENAIQTMELRNYFSLFCVHQESQLIFAYLPITSHILGAFVSSQVQSHREMGQVWNNLQSKLGGLFADRNGCQSPPLTPK; from the exons ATGGAAGGGGAGCTCAATGAAG GATCTGTCCCTCCTTATTATAGGGAAGTCCACCAAGCTCTCTGTAGTAGGACGGACGAACGGGTATCGATCGATGTCTTCCAAAGACTCCTCAACAGGACTGATCTCTCAGTCTCCGTACACAGCCAG ATAACAGAGCATGTAGATAAAAGAGATGGTTTTCTAAGTAAGGTGTCTCTCTATAAAGCCCTGGCTCTGATAGCGCTTGCTCAACAAGGCAAGCAGCCGAGCCCCAAACTCTTGGAGAACTGCATACAAG agttTCCTAAACCCCAGCTGGGAGACCCAAAGGATTTGCATACCCTGAGATCATCTCCAGCTCAGGAGAACCCTCTTCTCATGTCTCTGTCACTGACCAACCTGCTGAGCAAAGACACCATCAAGGTGGAGCTCATCCCTGAGAAGAAAGGCCTGTTCCTCAAACATGTGGAGTATCAGATCACCAGTGAG CGCTTCAAAATTTCCGTCTATCGGCGTTACAGCGACTTTGATGTCTTCCATGAGCTTTTGCTACAGAGGTATGCCTACAGAATGGTGCCTGCCCTACCACCCAAAAGAGTGCTTAAAGGAG TATTGAAGTCAATGTCAGAGAAAGATTTCATCGAAGGACGGCGGCGTGGTTTGGCTAGATTTTTGAACCTTGTTGCCAGACATCCCTTTATCTCCGAGGACGAGCTTGTTAAAGTATTTCTCACGTTTAATGGCTCG gATATCCAAATAAAGCTGCGGGATGCTTTTAAGAAAATGGGAGACGAGTTTATGACATACAAATACGCTACACAAGCCAAG GAATACCTCCCTTCCGATTTCCAGGCCCTGTTCACTTTGTGCCGGGAGCTGATCAGAAATATCCACAACAGCTTTCTGAGGCTGAGGGACCGAGCAGAGAGAATGGCAGAGCGTTCAAAGGAGAACGCCACAGATCTGCTCATGTTCGGGACGGAGCTAAG TACACTGGGTTGTGATCCCTCACCCGTGCCTGCGCTGGACTCCTCTAAGAGCATGTGGGCTGACTTGAGACTCTCTCTCCGTGGGATTTCCTCTGAATTCTCGATGTTATCAGACAAAGCTGCCCAACAG ggaagaagagaagaggatgaTGTGGTAGAGAAAATGAACTTCTTCCTGGATTTGCTGCAGTCGTACAGG GATTTGTGTGAGCGTCATGAGAAGGGTGTTCTGCATGAGCACCAGAAGGCTCTACAGAAGTACAGCGTGATGAAGAGACAGATGATGAGTGCAACTGTGCAGCCAAAAGAACAGGTGTCTGTGGAGCAGCTGGAGTCCCGCATCatccag GAGAACGCGATTCAAACGATGGAGCTGCGAAACTACTTCTCGCTGTTCTGTGTGCATCAGGAAAGCCAGCTGATCTTTGCCTACCTTCCCATCACCTCACACATCCTCGGGGCCTTCGTCAGTTCACAAGTGCAGAGTCACAGAGAG
- the snx8a gene encoding sorting nexin-8a isoform X1: MEGELNEGSVPPYYREVHQALCSRTDERVSIDVFQRLLNRTDLSVSVHSQITEHVDKRDGFLSKVSLYKALALIALAQQGKQPSPKLLENCIQEFPKPQLGDPKDLHTLRSSPAQENPLLMSLSLTNLLSKDTIKVELIPEKKGLFLKHVEYQITSERFKISVYRRYSDFDVFHELLLQRYAYRMVPALPPKRVLKGVLKSMSEKDFIEGRRRGLARFLNLVARHPFISEDELVKVFLTFNGSDIQIKLRDAFKKMGDEFMTYKYATQAKEYLPSDFQALFTLCRELIRNIHNSFLRLRDRAERMAERSKENATDLLMFGTELSTLGCDPSPVPALDSSKSMWADLRLSLRGISSEFSMLSDKAAQQGRREEDDVVEKMNFFLDLLQSYRDLCERHEKGVLHEHQKALQKYSVMKRQMMSATVQPKEQVSVEQLESRIIQQENAIQTMELRNYFSLFCVHQESQLIFAYLPITSHILGAFVSSQVQSHREMGQVWNNLQSKLGGLFADRNGCQSPPLTPK; encoded by the exons ATGGAAGGGGAGCTCAATGAAG GATCTGTCCCTCCTTATTATAGGGAAGTCCACCAAGCTCTCTGTAGTAGGACGGACGAACGGGTATCGATCGATGTCTTCCAAAGACTCCTCAACAGGACTGATCTCTCAGTCTCCGTACACAGCCAG ATAACAGAGCATGTAGATAAAAGAGATGGTTTTCTAAGTAAGGTGTCTCTCTATAAAGCCCTGGCTCTGATAGCGCTTGCTCAACAAGGCAAGCAGCCGAGCCCCAAACTCTTGGAGAACTGCATACAAG agttTCCTAAACCCCAGCTGGGAGACCCAAAGGATTTGCATACCCTGAGATCATCTCCAGCTCAGGAGAACCCTCTTCTCATGTCTCTGTCACTGACCAACCTGCTGAGCAAAGACACCATCAAGGTGGAGCTCATCCCTGAGAAGAAAGGCCTGTTCCTCAAACATGTGGAGTATCAGATCACCAGTGAG CGCTTCAAAATTTCCGTCTATCGGCGTTACAGCGACTTTGATGTCTTCCATGAGCTTTTGCTACAGAGGTATGCCTACAGAATGGTGCCTGCCCTACCACCCAAAAGAGTGCTTAAAGGAG TATTGAAGTCAATGTCAGAGAAAGATTTCATCGAAGGACGGCGGCGTGGTTTGGCTAGATTTTTGAACCTTGTTGCCAGACATCCCTTTATCTCCGAGGACGAGCTTGTTAAAGTATTTCTCACGTTTAATGGCTCG gATATCCAAATAAAGCTGCGGGATGCTTTTAAGAAAATGGGAGACGAGTTTATGACATACAAATACGCTACACAAGCCAAG GAATACCTCCCTTCCGATTTCCAGGCCCTGTTCACTTTGTGCCGGGAGCTGATCAGAAATATCCACAACAGCTTTCTGAGGCTGAGGGACCGAGCAGAGAGAATGGCAGAGCGTTCAAAGGAGAACGCCACAGATCTGCTCATGTTCGGGACGGAGCTAAG TACACTGGGTTGTGATCCCTCACCCGTGCCTGCGCTGGACTCCTCTAAGAGCATGTGGGCTGACTTGAGACTCTCTCTCCGTGGGATTTCCTCTGAATTCTCGATGTTATCAGACAAAGCTGCCCAACAG ggaagaagagaagaggatgaTGTGGTAGAGAAAATGAACTTCTTCCTGGATTTGCTGCAGTCGTACAGG GATTTGTGTGAGCGTCATGAGAAGGGTGTTCTGCATGAGCACCAGAAGGCTCTACAGAAGTACAGCGTGATGAAGAGACAGATGATGAGTGCAACTGTGCAGCCAAAAGAACAGGTGTCTGTGGAGCAGCTGGAGTCCCGCATCatccag CAGGAGAACGCGATTCAAACGATGGAGCTGCGAAACTACTTCTCGCTGTTCTGTGTGCATCAGGAAAGCCAGCTGATCTTTGCCTACCTTCCCATCACCTCACACATCCTCGGGGCCTTCGTCAGTTCACAAGTGCAGAGTCACAGAGAG